A window of Deltaproteobacteria bacterium contains these coding sequences:
- the cysT gene encoding sulfate ABC transporter permease subunit CysT, whose protein sequence is MQQMRLPGKGLSLGYSMLWLSVIVVMPLTALGWKSASLSFADLFNTLGDVRVRAALSLSLSTAAFAAAINVVFGLIVAWVLVRYDFFGRKIFDAVIDLPFALPTAVAGIALTAVYGQNGIFGAELAKLGIKVAYTPLGVLVALIFVGLPFVVRTVQPIIQDLNSDVEEAAAILGANRFCIFRRIILPELTPALATGFTLAFARGLGEYGSVVFISGNLPLRTEVIPLLIVTKLEQYDYAGAMILAIAMLFISLLILLLLNALSRWQNRSMMTPNSQNTINGDSV, encoded by the coding sequence ATGCAGCAAATGCGTTTACCTGGCAAAGGGCTTTCGCTTGGCTATAGCATGCTATGGCTTAGTGTTATTGTTGTGATGCCACTTACAGCCTTGGGATGGAAAAGTGCTTCTTTATCATTTGCCGACCTTTTTAATACGCTTGGTGATGTGCGAGTACGTGCTGCGCTATCGTTATCGTTATCAACAGCCGCATTTGCCGCAGCGATAAACGTAGTTTTTGGTTTGATAGTGGCTTGGGTTTTGGTGCGCTATGATTTTTTTGGGCGGAAAATTTTTGATGCGGTTATCGATTTACCTTTTGCTCTGCCAACTGCTGTAGCTGGCATAGCGCTAACTGCGGTTTATGGCCAGAATGGAATATTTGGTGCAGAGCTTGCAAAATTAGGTATAAAAGTTGCCTATACCCCATTGGGCGTTTTGGTAGCGTTAATTTTTGTTGGATTACCTTTTGTAGTGCGTACGGTTCAGCCAATTATTCAAGATCTAAATTCTGATGTCGAAGAAGCTGCCGCCATATTAGGGGCAAATCGTTTTTGTATTTTTCGTCGCATCATTTTACCTGAACTAACTCCAGCATTAGCTACTGGCTTCACCCTAGCTTTTGCGCGGGGGCTGGGTGAATATGGTTCGGTAGTTTTTATTTCAGGTAATTTACCTTTGCGAACAGAAGTTATTCCATTGTTAATTGTCACCAAACTTGAGCAATATGATTATGCTGGTGCAATGATATTGGCTATAGCAATGCTTTTTATCTCATTACTAATTTTATTGTTGCTAAATGCATTATCGCGTTGGCAAAATCGCAGCATGATGACGCCAAATTCGCAAAATACGATAAATGGGGACAGTGTATAA
- a CDS encoding sulfate ABC transporter substrate-binding protein → MFGKLLFIVIITLGANIANAEDILNVSYDPTRELYVEFNKAFKDHWKSKTGQTININQSHGGSGKQARAVIDGLEADVVTLALAYDIDAIAKRSGLLPTNWQSRLPHNSCPYTSTIVFLTRKGNPKNIRDWPDLARPDVTVITPNPKTSGGARWNYLAAWAYGLAAGGNDEARAKAFITLLFLNVPVLDSGARGSTMTFINRKIGDVLITWENEAFLAKHKFEDEVEIVMPSLSILAEPPVALIDKMVDAHGTRKIAEAYLEYLFTEKGQILAAEHYYRPTRPLVAKIFEKQFAKIRLVRISDFGGWAVAQHRHFDDGGVFDEIYKPRR, encoded by the coding sequence ATGTTTGGTAAACTACTTTTTATTGTGATAATCACATTAGGGGCAAATATTGCCAATGCTGAAGATATATTAAATGTGTCATATGATCCCACGCGCGAATTATATGTTGAATTCAACAAAGCTTTTAAAGACCATTGGAAATCAAAAACTGGCCAGACAATTAACATAAATCAGTCTCATGGCGGCTCAGGTAAGCAAGCTCGTGCTGTAATCGATGGTTTAGAGGCTGATGTAGTAACTTTAGCATTAGCTTATGATATTGATGCTATTGCTAAACGTAGCGGTCTTTTACCAACTAACTGGCAAAGTCGACTTCCACATAATAGTTGTCCTTATACATCCACAATTGTTTTTTTAACTCGCAAGGGTAATCCCAAAAACATTCGTGACTGGCCCGATCTAGCTCGTCCCGATGTTACGGTTATTACGCCAAATCCTAAGACATCAGGCGGAGCACGTTGGAACTATCTTGCTGCTTGGGCATATGGTTTAGCCGCAGGTGGTAATGATGAAGCCAGAGCTAAAGCTTTTATTACTTTACTTTTTTTAAATGTGCCGGTGCTTGATTCTGGTGCGCGCGGTTCAACGATGACTTTCATTAATCGTAAAATTGGTGATGTTTTAATAACTTGGGAGAATGAGGCATTTTTAGCAAAGCATAAATTTGAAGATGAAGTAGAGATAGTTATGCCATCACTAAGCATTCTTGCTGAACCTCCAGTGGCATTAATTGACAAAATGGTAGATGCTCATGGAACGCGTAAAATCGCCGAAGCTTATCTTGAATATCTATTCACTGAAAAAGGGCAAATTCTAGCTGCTGAGCATTACTATCGACCAACCAGGCCATTGGTCGCTAAAATTTTTGAAAAACAATTTGCAAAAATACGTTTAGTGAGGATTTCAGACTTTGGTGGCTGGGCAGTAGCACAACATCGCCATTTTGATGATGGTGGTGTTTTTGACGAAATATATAAACCGCGTCGTTAG